The following coding sequences lie in one Trueperaceae bacterium genomic window:
- a CDS encoding NADH-quinone oxidoreductase subunit M has protein sequence MIALLPLLVPLVGAALAALAGERRGALVAASLASTIATFAAALFLPGAPAFQRAWLPGLGVSFSLDPGGAASVLVVVVALVMVPTALVAALTVEERPGRFVAWLLLAQAGLGGIFMARDLLVFYVFWEGTLIPSLLLLGAYGLEKRRAATLKYLTYAVGGSFVMLVTILALKALSGAASFALADLVLAAQDLPAGTQAWLFAGLALGMAVKVPLWPLHSWLVDLNEQNHPSGAADVLGTLYKVGAYGFFAWALPILPLGAERLAPLFIALGAFTAVYGAVVATSQTHLKRLLAYASLSHMGIVTVGVFGLHVAGLNGAIYFLAAQMLSTGGLFVVSGLLYVRRRSFDVDAYGGIAKSAPALAALSLFLIFAFIGVPGLGNFPGEFLSLLGAYQAAPLAAVIATLAVIGAGVYGVNVYQRLFQGQQREATRDLGPVELYLLVPFVAGVIWLGVAPAPQLERIEAQSQLAVLQLAADDQAPDELALGGAK, from the coding sequence GTGATCGCCCTCCTGCCGCTGCTCGTTCCCCTGGTGGGGGCCGCCCTGGCCGCGCTGGCGGGCGAGCGCCGCGGCGCGCTCGTCGCCGCCTCCCTGGCCAGCACGATCGCGACGTTCGCCGCGGCCCTCTTCCTGCCCGGCGCCCCCGCCTTCCAGAGGGCGTGGCTGCCGGGGCTGGGCGTCAGCTTCTCGCTCGACCCCGGCGGCGCCGCCTCGGTGCTCGTCGTGGTCGTCGCGCTCGTCATGGTCCCCACCGCGCTCGTCGCGGCGCTGACCGTCGAGGAGCGTCCGGGCCGGTTCGTGGCCTGGCTGCTGCTGGCCCAGGCCGGCCTCGGCGGGATCTTCATGGCCCGCGACCTGCTGGTTTTCTACGTGTTCTGGGAGGGCACGCTGATCCCCAGCCTCCTGCTCCTCGGCGCCTACGGCCTCGAGAAGCGGCGCGCCGCGACGCTGAAGTACCTCACCTACGCCGTCGGCGGCTCGTTCGTGATGCTCGTGACGATCCTCGCCCTCAAGGCGCTCTCCGGCGCCGCGTCGTTCGCCCTCGCGGACCTCGTGCTCGCCGCCCAGGACCTGCCGGCGGGCACGCAGGCCTGGCTCTTCGCCGGCCTGGCGCTGGGCATGGCGGTGAAGGTGCCCCTGTGGCCGCTGCACTCCTGGCTCGTGGACCTCAACGAGCAGAACCACCCCTCCGGGGCCGCCGACGTCCTCGGCACGCTCTACAAGGTGGGGGCCTACGGCTTCTTCGCCTGGGCGCTGCCGATCCTGCCGCTCGGCGCCGAGCGCCTCGCGCCGCTGTTCATCGCACTGGGCGCGTTCACGGCCGTCTACGGCGCCGTCGTCGCGACGAGCCAGACGCATCTCAAGAGGCTCCTCGCCTACGCCTCCCTGTCGCACATGGGCATCGTGACCGTGGGCGTCTTCGGCCTGCACGTCGCGGGCCTGAACGGCGCGATCTACTTCCTCGCCGCGCAGATGCTCTCGACCGGCGGCCTGTTCGTCGTCAGCGGGCTGCTCTACGTCAGGCGGCGGTCCTTCGACGTCGACGCCTACGGCGGCATCGCCAAGAGCGCGCCGGCGCTGGCGGCGCTGTCGCTGTTCCTGATCTTCGCGTTCATCGGCGTGCCCGGCCTTGGCAACTTCCCCGGCGAGTTCCTGAGCCTGCTCGGCGCTTACCAGGCCGCGCCGCTCGCCGCCGTGATCGCGACCCTCGCCGTGATCGGCGCCGGCGTCTACGGGGTGAACGTCTACCAGCGCCTGTTCCAGGGCCAGCAGCGTGAGGCGACGCGCGACCTCGGGCCGGTGGAGCTCTACCTGCTCGTGCCGTTCGTGGCCGGCGTGATCTGGCTGGGCGTGGCGCCGGCGCCGCAGCTCGAGCGCATCGAGGCGCAGTCGCAGCTCGCCGTGCTGCAGCTCGCCGCCGACGACCAGGCGCCCGACGAGCTGGCGCTGGGAGGTGCGAAGTGA
- a CDS encoding methylenetetrahydrofolate reductase, translating into MRLSVELVPRDAESLAAQLDELVCLGSVDTVNVPDLAQFALRGWQAALQVRSAGRWAAVPHFRAAEVLADEVAGWPVLTRLRSGGIDEVLVVSGDALPTGAPSSPTGTPAPAPPSPVPAAPPGAGAPAPEAAGPSLAVDAIRSLRAAHPDLRVYAALDPYRSGFAAELAYAEAKLDAGADGLFTQPFFDLRLLAVWQELTSGLEVFWGVTSVTSPRSQRYWLSRNRAVFPAGFEPTLAWHRDLAARVLEHVAGSGGHLYFMPIRVSVRDWLGDLLG; encoded by the coding sequence ATGCGCCTCAGCGTGGAGCTCGTCCCCCGCGACGCCGAGTCGCTGGCCGCCCAGCTCGACGAGCTGGTCTGCCTGGGAAGCGTCGACACCGTGAACGTGCCCGACCTGGCGCAGTTCGCGCTGCGCGGCTGGCAGGCGGCGCTCCAGGTGCGTTCGGCGGGCCGGTGGGCGGCCGTGCCGCACTTCCGGGCGGCGGAGGTGCTGGCTGACGAGGTGGCCGGCTGGCCGGTGCTGACCAGGCTGAGGTCAGGGGGCATCGACGAGGTGCTCGTCGTCTCCGGCGACGCGCTGCCGACGGGCGCCCCGTCGTCACCGACCGGCACGCCGGCGCCGGCGCCACCCTCGCCCGTGCCCGCCGCGCCCCCCGGAGCCGGCGCTCCAGCTCCGGAGGCGGCGGGGCCTTCCCTGGCGGTGGACGCGATCCGCTCCCTGAGGGCCGCCCACCCCGACCTGCGCGTGTACGCGGCCCTCGACCCCTACCGCAGCGGCTTCGCCGCCGAGCTCGCCTACGCCGAGGCGAAGCTCGACGCCGGCGCGGACGGGCTCTTCACGCAGCCGTTCTTCGACCTGCGGCTCCTCGCCGTGTGGCAGGAGCTCACGTCCGGCCTCGAGGTGTTCTGGGGCGTGACGAGCGTGACCTCGCCGCGGTCGCAGCGCTACTGGCTGTCGCGCAACCGGGCCGTCTTCCCGGCCGGTTTCGAGCCGACCCTGGCCTGGCACCGCGACCTCGCCGCGCGCGTCCTGGAGCACGTCGCCGGCAGCGGCGGCCACCTCTACTTCATGCCGATCCGCGTGAGCGTGCGCGACTGGCTGGGCGACCTGCTCGGCTGA
- a CDS encoding HD domain-containing phosphohydrolase — translation MDLSQMKLLLVDDDEASLVLVRGILERAGYEHVHTCDEPLRAVERFMEIRPDLVVLDMHMPGRDGLQVLGDLRPVLPEAFPVIMVTGDARPELRDAALASGAKDFINKPVNPTETRLRVRNLLEARYYQKQLEEQNDRLEEAVRRRTLDLEHSQLEMLVRLARAAEYRDDDTGEHTWRVAQTAGAIARRLGLGPVRVEMLMRAARLHDVGKITVPDRILLKPGDLTEEEFKVVRGHAKAGAELLSGSRSPTIRLAEVIALNHHERWDGKGYPNGLSGEAIPLEARIVAVADAFDAMSRDRVHRRAMTLPEAIAEVSRNAGTQFDPVVVEAFLRAVDAGEIVYQEVPAR, via the coding sequence GTGGACCTGAGCCAGATGAAGCTGCTGCTCGTCGACGACGACGAGGCTTCGCTGGTGCTGGTGAGGGGCATCCTCGAGCGGGCCGGCTACGAGCACGTGCACACCTGCGACGAGCCCCTGCGGGCCGTCGAGCGCTTCATGGAGATCAGGCCCGACCTCGTAGTCCTCGACATGCACATGCCGGGCCGCGACGGCCTGCAGGTCCTCGGCGACCTGCGTCCGGTGCTCCCCGAGGCCTTCCCGGTCATCATGGTCACCGGCGACGCCCGCCCCGAGCTGCGCGACGCGGCGCTCGCGAGCGGCGCCAAGGACTTCATCAACAAGCCCGTGAACCCCACGGAGACGCGTCTGCGCGTCCGGAACCTGCTGGAGGCGCGCTACTACCAGAAGCAGCTCGAGGAGCAGAACGACCGCCTCGAGGAGGCCGTGAGGCGCAGGACGCTCGACCTCGAGCACTCGCAGCTCGAGATGCTCGTGAGGCTGGCGCGCGCGGCCGAGTACCGCGACGACGACACCGGCGAGCACACCTGGCGCGTGGCCCAGACCGCCGGCGCGATCGCCAGGCGCCTGGGGCTGGGCCCCGTGCGCGTCGAGATGCTCATGCGCGCGGCGCGGCTCCACGACGTCGGCAAGATCACCGTGCCGGACAGGATCCTCCTCAAGCCGGGCGACCTAACCGAGGAGGAGTTCAAGGTCGTGCGCGGCCACGCCAAGGCCGGCGCCGAGCTGCTCTCCGGCTCGCGCTCGCCCACGATCCGCCTCGCCGAGGTCATCGCCCTCAACCACCACGAGCGCTGGGACGGCAAGGGCTACCCCAACGGCCTCTCGGGCGAGGCGATCCCGCTCGAGGCCCGCATCGTCGCCGTCGCCGACGCGTTCGACGCGATGAGCCGCGACCGCGTGCACAGGCGCGCGATGACGCTGCCCGAGGCGATAGCCGAGGTGAGCCGCAACGCCGGCACGCAGTTCGACCCGGTGGTCGTCGAGGCGTTCCTGCGGGCGGTCGACGCCGGCGAGATCGTCTACCAGGAGGTCCCCGCGCGCTGA
- the nuoL gene encoding NADH-quinone oxidoreductase subunit L: MTDAVVTTVQVVALAPLAALVGALVNGLFGRGMREPTSGVVASAAVAAGFVLSLVAFLAYPAGAEGFRYVFAEFLRAGDLTVDLGFLIDQLSLTMCLVITGVGLLIHVYSIGYMRGDPGHARFFAQLNLFVAAMLVLVLADSFPLMFVGWEGVGVCSFLLIGFWYEQRANADAARKAFIVNRVGDVGFLIAMFLTFKVFGSLDVSAVTEAARGVAFGDPALTAIGLLFLLAAAGKSAQLPLQLWLPDAMAGPTPVSALIHAATMVTAGVYLIARAGGLFAQAPAAAATVAWVGVLTALVAAVAAFAQTDIKRILAYSTISQVGFMVAAVGAGAYWAGIFHVVTHAFFKALLFLGAGSAIHALGGEQDVRRMGGLGRRMRVTGTTSLIATLAIAGVPLLSGFFSKDAILSGTLTSSLLDGAGGPVLFALLLVTAVLTAAYMFRWYYLVFAGEERLAAEAKAHVHESPAVMTVPLVVLAVGSVLAGYLGLQAFVGRNLIAEWLAPVTAAVEFRHLSLGAEWALVAASALAALAGLAAGYWLYAVDKGRTVKRLEPTPVAALARGGMGFDAAAQALLVRPGESVAEGLAALDRDVLDRGLAAAAGGVALLGRVATLWQTGHVRLYALAMLGGAVAVAAVALIAGVLR; encoded by the coding sequence ATGACGGACGCGGTCGTCACCACGGTCCAGGTCGTGGCCCTGGCGCCGCTCGCCGCGCTGGTGGGCGCGCTCGTCAACGGCCTCTTCGGGCGCGGCATGCGCGAGCCGACAAGCGGCGTCGTCGCCTCGGCCGCCGTGGCCGCCGGGTTCGTGCTCTCTCTCGTCGCCTTCCTCGCCTACCCGGCCGGCGCCGAGGGCTTCAGGTACGTCTTCGCCGAGTTCCTGCGCGCGGGCGACCTGACGGTCGACCTCGGGTTCCTCATCGACCAGCTCAGCCTGACCATGTGCCTGGTCATCACCGGCGTCGGCCTCCTGATCCACGTCTACTCGATCGGCTACATGAGGGGCGACCCCGGCCACGCGCGCTTCTTCGCGCAGCTCAACCTGTTCGTCGCGGCGATGCTGGTCCTCGTCCTCGCCGACTCGTTCCCGCTGATGTTCGTCGGCTGGGAGGGCGTGGGCGTGTGCTCGTTCCTCCTCATCGGGTTCTGGTACGAGCAGCGCGCGAACGCCGACGCGGCCCGGAAGGCGTTCATCGTCAACCGCGTCGGCGACGTCGGCTTCCTCATCGCGATGTTCCTCACCTTCAAGGTCTTCGGCTCGCTCGACGTGTCGGCGGTGACCGAGGCGGCGCGCGGAGTGGCATTCGGCGACCCGGCGCTCACGGCCATCGGCCTGCTGTTCCTGCTGGCCGCGGCGGGCAAGTCGGCGCAGCTGCCGCTGCAGCTCTGGCTGCCCGACGCCATGGCGGGCCCCACGCCGGTCTCGGCCCTCATACACGCCGCGACGATGGTCACGGCCGGCGTCTACCTGATCGCGCGCGCCGGCGGCCTGTTCGCGCAGGCTCCAGCCGCCGCCGCGACCGTGGCGTGGGTCGGCGTGCTCACGGCGCTGGTCGCCGCCGTGGCCGCCTTCGCCCAGACCGACATCAAGCGGATCCTCGCCTACTCGACGATCTCGCAGGTCGGCTTCATGGTCGCCGCCGTCGGCGCGGGCGCCTACTGGGCCGGCATCTTCCACGTCGTCACGCACGCGTTCTTCAAGGCCCTGCTGTTCCTCGGCGCCGGGTCCGCGATCCACGCCTTGGGCGGCGAGCAGGACGTGCGCCGCATGGGCGGCCTGGGGCGGCGCATGCGCGTGACCGGCACCACGTCGCTGATCGCCACGCTGGCGATCGCCGGCGTGCCGCTCCTGTCGGGGTTCTTCTCGAAGGACGCCATCCTCTCCGGCACGCTGACGAGCTCGCTGCTCGATGGCGCCGGCGGGCCGGTCCTCTTCGCGCTGCTGCTCGTCACCGCCGTGCTCACCGCCGCCTACATGTTCCGCTGGTACTACCTCGTGTTCGCCGGCGAGGAGCGCCTCGCCGCCGAGGCCAAGGCTCACGTCCACGAGTCGCCGGCCGTGATGACGGTGCCGCTGGTGGTGCTGGCCGTGGGCAGCGTGCTCGCCGGCTACCTGGGCCTGCAGGCGTTCGTCGGCCGCAACCTCATCGCCGAGTGGCTGGCGCCGGTGACGGCCGCCGTGGAGTTCCGCCACCTGTCGCTCGGCGCCGAGTGGGCGCTCGTGGCCGCGTCGGCGCTGGCGGCGCTCGCCGGGCTGGCGGCCGGCTACTGGCTCTACGCCGTCGACAAGGGCCGCACCGTCAAGCGGCTCGAGCCCACTCCCGTGGCCGCGCTCGCCCGCGGCGGCATGGGCTTCGACGCCGCCGCGCAGGCGCTGCTCGTGCGGCCGGGCGAGAGCGTCGCCGAGGGACTCGCCGCGCTCGACCGCGACGTCCTCGACCGCGGCCTCGCCGCGGCGGCCGGCGGCGTGGCCCTGCTGGGCCGCGTGGCCACGCTGTGGCAGACGGGCCACGTGAGGCTCTACGCGCTGGCCATGCTCGGCGGTGCGGTCGCCGTGGCCGCCGTCGCGCTGATCGCGGGGGTGCTCAGGTGA
- a CDS encoding NADH-quinone oxidoreductase subunit N, which translates to MTFPPALDVDWGHLAPALTLLVTAAVGLLLALYQRDSRLTAGTVLLGLTGAFVLNLSLFMSGSAGGASFGLRYLADVPALALNFVIIVGTALAVLVSYDQLERLDMDHPEYYPLMVLSALGAMVMAAAGDLITLLLGLEVLSLPVYVLSAWRPAARQSEEAGMKYFLLGAFGSAVLVYGAALLYGASGSFVYENVVAALAGGEAVDLATLGAALVLVGLSFKAALAPFHQWSPDVYTGAPTPVVTFMSVVVKVGAFAALVRLVSTVAPDVSPWLQGALAVAVAATLVVGNLAALLQRGVKRLLAYSAVAHAGYLGLAVLAPDHGGVEASVWYLTAYTLMNAGAFAVLSLVMDRNDQGDDIERFAGLGQTRPGLALALTVFLLSLGGIPPLAGFAGKVMVFSAAVEAGYLWLALLGIITSVVALVYYFRVVAAMYFRRPEYPAPTFRSTATEIAIAAALAGTVLLGLLPGWWHDAVRGAQAALGF; encoded by the coding sequence GTGACCTTCCCGCCCGCCCTCGACGTGGACTGGGGCCACCTCGCCCCGGCGCTCACCCTGCTCGTCACCGCCGCCGTGGGCCTGCTGCTGGCTCTGTACCAGCGCGACTCGCGCCTCACGGCCGGCACGGTGCTCCTGGGCCTCACCGGCGCGTTCGTCCTCAACCTCTCCCTGTTCATGTCGGGCAGCGCGGGGGGCGCGAGCTTCGGCCTGCGCTACCTCGCCGACGTGCCGGCGCTGGCGCTGAACTTCGTGATCATCGTCGGCACGGCGCTGGCCGTGCTCGTCAGCTACGACCAGCTCGAGCGCCTCGACATGGACCACCCCGAGTACTACCCGCTGATGGTGCTCTCGGCGCTGGGGGCGATGGTCATGGCCGCCGCCGGCGACCTGATCACGCTGCTGCTGGGCCTCGAGGTCCTCTCCCTGCCCGTCTACGTCCTCTCGGCGTGGCGTCCCGCGGCGCGCCAGTCGGAGGAGGCCGGCATGAAGTACTTCCTGCTCGGCGCCTTCGGCTCGGCGGTCCTCGTCTACGGCGCGGCGCTCCTCTACGGCGCCTCGGGCAGCTTCGTCTACGAGAACGTCGTCGCCGCCCTGGCCGGCGGCGAGGCGGTCGACCTCGCCACGCTCGGCGCCGCTCTCGTCCTCGTGGGGCTGTCGTTCAAGGCCGCGCTGGCGCCGTTCCACCAGTGGTCGCCCGACGTCTACACGGGCGCGCCGACGCCGGTCGTCACGTTCATGAGCGTGGTCGTGAAGGTAGGGGCGTTCGCGGCCCTCGTGCGCCTGGTGTCGACGGTGGCGCCGGACGTCTCCCCCTGGCTGCAGGGCGCGCTGGCCGTGGCCGTGGCGGCCACGCTGGTGGTGGGCAACCTCGCCGCGCTCCTGCAGCGCGGCGTCAAGCGGCTGCTCGCGTACTCGGCCGTGGCGCACGCCGGCTACCTGGGGCTGGCGGTGCTCGCCCCCGACCACGGCGGCGTGGAGGCGTCGGTATGGTACCTGACCGCCTACACGCTGATGAACGCGGGAGCCTTCGCCGTGCTCTCGCTCGTAATGGACAGGAACGACCAGGGCGACGACATCGAGCGCTTCGCCGGCCTCGGCCAGACCAGGCCGGGGCTCGCCCTGGCGCTCACGGTCTTCCTGCTCAGCCTCGGCGGCATCCCGCCGCTGGCGGGCTTCGCGGGCAAGGTGATGGTCTTCTCGGCCGCCGTCGAGGCCGGGTACCTGTGGCTCGCCCTGCTCGGCATCATCACCAGCGTCGTCGCGCTCGTCTACTACTTCCGCGTGGTCGCGGCCATGTACTTCCGCCGGCCCGAGTACCCCGCCCCCACGTTCCGCTCCACGGCCACGGAGATCGCCATCGCCGCCGCCCTGGCCGGCACGGTCCTCCTCGGCCTGCTGCCCGGCTGGTGGCACGACGCGGTGCGCGGGGCGCAGGCGGCCCTCGGGTTCTGA
- a CDS encoding pyridoxal phosphate-dependent aminotransferase, producing MPGLSQAILSLKGSSTVAFDGRAKELIRQGVDVVVMTAGEPDFQPPQHVLEAAHEAIRLGKTKYTPSEGTVELREAIAAKFQRENGLTYGVDQVMVSTGGKQVLYNGFLSVLDPGDEVVIMAPYWVSYPAQVRLAGGVPVVVRTRPEDGFVPDVDEVKAAFTPRTKAVVINSPSNPTGAVYPPEVVRAIAELAASRDVWVFADDLYEHLVYEGEFTPAARFAPDHTLVIHGASKGYALTGWRIGFAAGPRDLIKAMNRLQGQSTSGANAVAQHATVAALNEVEKTAEFQRMTRAAYVERRDVLVSGLNRLGLKTPLPQGAFYAMADVTPLDPDEGEAAARLLEEARVAVVPGTDFAAPGQVRFSYATSLDKVEEALRRIEALVS from the coding sequence TTGCCAGGTCTCTCCCAGGCGATCCTGAGCCTCAAGGGCTCGTCCACCGTCGCGTTCGACGGACGCGCCAAGGAGCTGATCCGCCAGGGCGTGGACGTCGTCGTCATGACGGCGGGCGAGCCCGACTTCCAGCCGCCTCAGCACGTGCTCGAGGCGGCGCACGAGGCCATCCGCCTCGGGAAGACCAAGTACACGCCCTCGGAGGGCACCGTCGAGCTCCGCGAGGCCATCGCCGCCAAGTTCCAGCGCGAGAACGGCCTGACCTACGGCGTCGACCAGGTGATGGTCTCCACCGGGGGCAAGCAGGTCCTGTACAACGGCTTCCTCTCGGTCCTCGACCCGGGCGACGAGGTCGTGATCATGGCGCCCTACTGGGTCTCCTACCCGGCCCAGGTGCGCCTCGCCGGCGGCGTGCCGGTGGTCGTGCGGACGCGGCCCGAGGACGGCTTCGTGCCCGACGTCGACGAGGTGAAGGCCGCGTTCACGCCGCGCACGAAGGCCGTCGTGATCAACTCGCCCTCGAACCCCACCGGGGCCGTGTACCCGCCCGAGGTGGTGCGGGCGATCGCCGAGCTGGCGGCCTCCCGCGACGTGTGGGTCTTCGCCGACGACCTCTACGAGCACCTGGTCTACGAGGGCGAGTTCACGCCCGCCGCGCGGTTCGCCCCCGACCACACGCTGGTGATCCACGGGGCCAGCAAGGGCTACGCGCTCACGGGCTGGCGCATCGGCTTCGCGGCCGGGCCGCGCGACCTCATCAAGGCCATGAACAGGCTGCAGGGCCAGTCCACCTCCGGCGCGAACGCCGTCGCCCAGCACGCGACGGTGGCGGCGCTCAACGAGGTCGAGAAGACCGCCGAGTTCCAGCGCATGACGCGCGCCGCCTACGTCGAGCGCCGCGACGTGCTCGTCTCCGGCCTGAACCGCCTCGGCCTCAAGACGCCGCTGCCGCAGGGCGCGTTCTACGCCATGGCCGACGTCACGCCGCTCGACCCAGACGAGGGCGAGGCCGCCGCCCGCCTCCTCGAGGAGGCGCGCGTGGCGGTCGTGCCGGGCACCGACTTCGCCGCCCCCGGGCAGGTGCGGTTCAGCTACGCGACCAGCCTCGACAAGGTCGAGGAGGCGCTGCGCCGCATCGAGGCGCTGGTGTCGTAG
- a CDS encoding tryptophanase: protein MNAPDSRFRTIIEPFRIKAVERIRFTTREEREAALAAAGYNLFGLRAEDVLIDLLTDSGTGAMSSAQWSAMMRGDESYAGSPSFYRFEASVKGITGFAQVLPTHQGRAAERILCSVAVRPGDVVPNNTHFDTTRANVEAVGATALDLPCDEAGDTSSDHPFKGDMDVRALRRVLDEHRGKVPLVMLTVTNNSGGGQPVSMANVREVSAVCREHGVPLFIDCCRYAENAYLVKLREPGYADRSPRDIAREMFSYADGATMSAKKDGMGNIGGFLALNDEALAQAARNQLILTEGFPTYGGLAGYDLEALAVGLEEALEEDYLRYRIRSVEYLGERLLAAGVPIVRPTGGHAVYIDAKALLPHVPQREYPAWALSLVLYLEGGVRSVEIGSVMFGRQPDGSEKPARHELVRLAFPRRTYTQSHVDYLAEVIAYVGSVRDRVRGVRVVEAPPVLRHFTARFEPAHGSLLA from the coding sequence GTGAACGCCCCAGACTCGCGGTTCAGGACGATCATCGAGCCGTTCCGCATCAAGGCGGTCGAGAGGATCCGCTTCACGACGCGGGAGGAGCGCGAGGCGGCACTGGCCGCCGCCGGCTACAACCTCTTCGGCCTGCGCGCCGAGGACGTCCTCATCGACCTCCTCACCGACTCGGGCACCGGCGCGATGTCGAGCGCGCAGTGGTCGGCCATGATGCGCGGCGACGAGAGCTACGCCGGCAGCCCGTCGTTCTACCGGTTCGAGGCGTCCGTCAAGGGCATCACGGGGTTCGCCCAGGTGCTGCCCACGCACCAGGGCAGGGCGGCGGAGCGCATCCTCTGCAGCGTCGCGGTGCGTCCCGGCGACGTCGTGCCCAACAACACGCACTTCGACACCACCCGCGCCAACGTCGAGGCCGTCGGGGCCACGGCGCTCGACCTGCCCTGCGACGAGGCCGGCGACACCTCCTCGGACCACCCCTTCAAGGGCGACATGGACGTACGGGCGCTGCGCCGCGTGCTGGACGAGCACCGCGGCAAGGTGCCGCTGGTGATGCTCACGGTCACGAACAACTCGGGCGGCGGCCAGCCGGTGAGCATGGCGAACGTGCGCGAGGTCAGCGCCGTGTGCCGCGAGCACGGTGTGCCGCTGTTCATCGACTGCTGCCGCTACGCCGAGAACGCCTACCTCGTGAAGCTGCGCGAGCCGGGCTACGCCGACAGGTCGCCCCGCGACATCGCGAGGGAGATGTTCTCCTACGCCGACGGCGCGACGATGAGCGCGAAGAAGGACGGGATGGGCAACATCGGCGGCTTCCTGGCCCTGAACGACGAGGCCCTGGCGCAGGCGGCTCGCAACCAGCTCATCCTCACCGAGGGCTTCCCGACCTACGGCGGCCTCGCCGGCTACGACCTCGAGGCGCTGGCGGTTGGCCTCGAGGAGGCGCTGGAGGAGGACTACCTGCGCTACCGCATCCGCTCGGTCGAGTACCTGGGCGAGCGGCTCCTCGCCGCGGGCGTCCCCATCGTCAGGCCCACCGGCGGCCACGCCGTCTACATCGACGCCAAGGCGCTCCTGCCGCACGTGCCGCAGCGCGAGTACCCGGCCTGGGCGCTGTCGCTCGTGCTCTACCTCGAGGGCGGCGTGAGGTCGGTCGAGATCGGCTCGGTGATGTTCGGCCGCCAGCCCGACGGCAGCGAGAAGCCCGCCCGCCACGAGCTGGTGCGCCTGGCCTTCCCGCGACGCACCTACACGCAGAGCCACGTGGACTACCTGGCAGAGGTCATCGCCTACGTCGGCTCGGTCCGCGACCGCGTCCGCGGCGTGCGGGTCGTCGAGGCGCCGCCGGTGCTGCGGCACTTCACGGCGCGCTTCGAGCCCGCGCACGGCAGCCTGCTGGCCTGA
- the ndk gene encoding nucleoside-diphosphate kinase, giving the protein MAVEQTFAMVKPDGVRRGLTGTIISRIEAKGFTIRALKLMRISRELAERHYGEHAGKPFFEGLVSFITSGPVVAMVVEGENAIAEWRKMMGATNPKDAAPGTIRGDLATTIDENVVHGSDAPATAEREIGIFFDQSELV; this is encoded by the coding sequence ATGGCAGTCGAACAGACCTTCGCCATGGTCAAGCCGGACGGCGTGCGCCGCGGCCTGACCGGCACGATCATCTCCCGCATCGAGGCCAAGGGCTTCACGATCAGGGCGCTGAAGCTCATGCGCATCAGCCGCGAGCTGGCCGAGCGCCACTACGGCGAGCACGCCGGGAAGCCGTTCTTCGAGGGACTCGTCTCGTTCATCACCTCGGGCCCCGTCGTCGCCATGGTGGTGGAGGGCGAGAACGCCATCGCCGAGTGGCGCAAGATGATGGGCGCCACGAACCCGAAGGACGCCGCCCCCGGCACGATCCGCGGCGACCTGGCCACGACCATCGACGAGAACGTCGTCCACGGCTCCGACGCCCCCGCCACCGCCGAGCGCGAGATCGGCATCTTCTTCGACCAGAGCGAGCTGGTCTAG
- a CDS encoding DinB family protein: protein MPDPVQHYLSLLGELDPVEILRATPTRLKEYVEGSTSADLDAPYAPGKWSPREVLAHLADVEIVMGFRLRQLVAAPGVEVQPFDQDAWARRYGKLDPSLAVESFAAQRAWNLALIAGFTLEDWLAEAYHPERGFESADLMVRMMAGHDINHLAQLGL, encoded by the coding sequence GTGCCCGACCCCGTCCAGCACTACCTGTCGCTGCTAGGCGAGCTCGACCCCGTCGAGATCCTCCGCGCGACCCCGACACGCCTGAAGGAGTACGTCGAGGGCTCGACGTCGGCCGACCTCGACGCCCCCTACGCGCCGGGCAAGTGGAGCCCGCGCGAGGTGCTCGCGCACCTGGCCGACGTGGAGATCGTGATGGGCTTCCGCCTGCGCCAGCTGGTCGCGGCGCCGGGCGTCGAGGTGCAGCCGTTCGACCAGGACGCGTGGGCGCGGCGCTACGGCAAGCTCGACCCGTCGCTGGCCGTCGAGTCGTTCGCGGCGCAGCGCGCCTGGAACCTGGCGCTGATCGCCGGGTTCACGCTCGAGGACTGGCTGGCCGAGGCCTACCACCCCGAGCGCGGCTTCGAGAGCGCCGACCTGATGGTGCGCATGATGGCGGGGCACGACATCAACCACCTGGCCCAGCTGGGCCTGTGA